One part of the Ursus arctos isolate Adak ecotype North America unplaced genomic scaffold, UrsArc2.0 scaffold_14, whole genome shotgun sequence genome encodes these proteins:
- the PLIN3 gene encoding perilipin-3 isoform X2 has protein sequence MSANETEATTSTQATAEEPAQQPSVVDRVAGMPLISSTCNMVSAAYASTKESHPHVKTVCDAAEKGVKTLTAAAVSGAQPILSKLEPQIASASEYAHRGLDKLEENLPILQQHTEKVLADTKELVSSKVSGAREAVSSTVSSAKDTVATRVTEAVDVTRGAVQTGVDATKSMVTSGVQSVMGSRVGQMVLSGVDTVLGKSEEWVDNHLPMTDAELASLATSLEGFDIASVQQQRQEQSYFVRLGSLSERLRRRAYAHSLGKLQLTRQRAQEALLQLAQALSLMETVKQGVDQKLVEGQEKLHQMWLNWNQKQLQDTDGNPAKPEQDSQLPKVETVQVSLDGRTEQDSVLIHTPERPSATSRSAAPTRAAPGTDPEPTTLGEGTRHRRPHSQVETQTLTMFRDITEQLQGTCASLGSSIQGLPSHVKDQVQQARRQVEDLQATFSGIHSFQDLSSTILTQSREQVAKAREALDHMVEYVAQNTPIMWLVGPFAPGLIEKAPEEKK, from the exons ATGTCTGCCAACGAGACAGAAGCCACCACCAGCACCCAGGCGACAGCAGAAGAACCGGCCCAGCAG CCCAGCGTGGTCGACCGCGTGGCCGGCATGCCCCTCATCAGCTCCACCTGCAACATGGTGTCCGCGGCCTACGCCTCCACCAAGGAGAGCCACCCCCACGTCAAGACCGTCTGCGACGCAGCCGAGAAGGGCGTGAAGACCCTCACGGCGGCCGCCGTCAGCGGGGCCCAGCCCATCCTCTCCAAGCTGGAGCCACAGA TCGCGTCGGCCAGCGAATACGCCCACCGGGGGCTGGACAAGCTGGAGGAGAACCTTCCCATCCTGCAGCAGCACACGGAGAAG GTTCTGGCGGACACCAAGGAGCTCGTCTCGTCCAAGGTGTCGGGGGCCCGAGAAGCCGTGTCCAGCACAGTGTCCAGCGCCAAGGACACAGTGGCCACCCGAGTGACGGAGGCAGTTGATGTGACCCGGGGTGCCGTGCAGACTGGTGTGGATGCGACCAAGTCCATGGTGACCAGCGGCGTCCAGTCGGTCATGGGCTCCCGTGTGGGCCAGATGGTGCTGAGTGGGGTAGACACGGTGCTGGGCAAGTCGGAGGAGTGGGTTGACAACCACCTGCCCATGACGGACGCTGAGCTGG CGAGCCTCGCCACGTCCCTGGAGGGCTTCGACATCGCATCGGTgcagcagcagcggcaggagCAGAGTTACTTCGTGCGCCTGGGCTCGCTGTCGGAGCGGCTGCGCCGGCGGGCCTACGCGCACTCGCTGGGCAAACTGCAGCTCACGCGCCAGCGCGCGCAGGAGGCCCTGCTGCAGCTGGCGCAGGCGCTCAGCCTG ATGGAAACCGTCAAGCAAGGGGTCGATCAGAAGCTGGTGGAGGGCCAGGAGAAACTACACCAGATGTGGCTCAACTGGAACCAGAAGCAGCTCCAGGACACAGACGGGAACCCGGCCAAACCGGAG CAGGACTCACAGTTGCCAAAAGTGGAGACGGTCCAGGTGTCCCTTGATGGGCGAACGGAGCAAGACAGCGTGTTAATCCACACACCGGAGCGTCCCTCGGCCACGAGCAGGAGCGCGGCGCCCACACGCGCTGCCCCGGGGACAGACCCTGAGCCCACGACGCTcggggagggaaccagacacagacgGCCCCACAGT CAGGTGGAGACCCAGACGCTCACCATGTTCCGGGACATCACCGAGCAGCTGCAGGGCACGTGCGCCTCGCTGGGCTCCAGCATCCAGGGGCTGCCCAGCCACGTGAAGGACCAGGTGCAGCAGGCCCGCCGCCAGGTCGAGGACCTCCAAGCCACCTTTTCTGGCATCCATTCCTTCCAGGACCTGTCCAGCACGATCCTGACGCAGAGCCGAGAGCAGGTGGCCAAGGCCCGAGAGGCCCTGGACCACATGGTGGAGTACGTGGCCCAGAACACGCCCATCATGTGGCTGGTGGGACCCTTCGCCCCGGGCCTCATTGAGAAAGCCCCGGAAGAGAAGAAATAG
- the PLIN3 gene encoding perilipin-3 isoform X6, with translation MSANETEATTSTQATAEEPAQQPSVVDRVAGMPLISSTCNMVSAAYASTKESHPHVKTVCDAAEKGVKTLTAAAVSGAQPILSKLEPQIASASEYAHRGLDKLEENLPILQQHTEKVLADTKELVSSKVSGAREAVSSTVSSAKDTVATRVTEAVDVTRGAVQTGVDATKSMVTSGVQSVMGSRVGQMVLSGVDTVLGKSEEWVDNHLPMTDAELASLATSLEGFDIASVQQQRQEQSYFVRLGSLSERLRRRAYAHSLGKLQLTRQRAQEALLQLAQALSLMETVKQGVDQKLVEGQEKLHQMWLNWNQKQLQDTDGNPAKPEVETQTLTMFRDITEQLQGTCASLGSSIQGLPSHVKDQVQQARRQVEDLQATFSGIHSFQDLSSTILTQSREQVAKAREALDHMVEYVAQNTPIMWLVGPFAPGLIEKAPEEKK, from the exons ATGTCTGCCAACGAGACAGAAGCCACCACCAGCACCCAGGCGACAGCAGAAGAACCGGCCCAGCAG CCCAGCGTGGTCGACCGCGTGGCCGGCATGCCCCTCATCAGCTCCACCTGCAACATGGTGTCCGCGGCCTACGCCTCCACCAAGGAGAGCCACCCCCACGTCAAGACCGTCTGCGACGCAGCCGAGAAGGGCGTGAAGACCCTCACGGCGGCCGCCGTCAGCGGGGCCCAGCCCATCCTCTCCAAGCTGGAGCCACAGA TCGCGTCGGCCAGCGAATACGCCCACCGGGGGCTGGACAAGCTGGAGGAGAACCTTCCCATCCTGCAGCAGCACACGGAGAAG GTTCTGGCGGACACCAAGGAGCTCGTCTCGTCCAAGGTGTCGGGGGCCCGAGAAGCCGTGTCCAGCACAGTGTCCAGCGCCAAGGACACAGTGGCCACCCGAGTGACGGAGGCAGTTGATGTGACCCGGGGTGCCGTGCAGACTGGTGTGGATGCGACCAAGTCCATGGTGACCAGCGGCGTCCAGTCGGTCATGGGCTCCCGTGTGGGCCAGATGGTGCTGAGTGGGGTAGACACGGTGCTGGGCAAGTCGGAGGAGTGGGTTGACAACCACCTGCCCATGACGGACGCTGAGCTGG CGAGCCTCGCCACGTCCCTGGAGGGCTTCGACATCGCATCGGTgcagcagcagcggcaggagCAGAGTTACTTCGTGCGCCTGGGCTCGCTGTCGGAGCGGCTGCGCCGGCGGGCCTACGCGCACTCGCTGGGCAAACTGCAGCTCACGCGCCAGCGCGCGCAGGAGGCCCTGCTGCAGCTGGCGCAGGCGCTCAGCCTG ATGGAAACCGTCAAGCAAGGGGTCGATCAGAAGCTGGTGGAGGGCCAGGAGAAACTACACCAGATGTGGCTCAACTGGAACCAGAAGCAGCTCCAGGACACAGACGGGAACCCGGCCAAACCGGAG GTGGAGACCCAGACGCTCACCATGTTCCGGGACATCACCGAGCAGCTGCAGGGCACGTGCGCCTCGCTGGGCTCCAGCATCCAGGGGCTGCCCAGCCACGTGAAGGACCAGGTGCAGCAGGCCCGCCGCCAGGTCGAGGACCTCCAAGCCACCTTTTCTGGCATCCATTCCTTCCAGGACCTGTCCAGCACGATCCTGACGCAGAGCCGAGAGCAGGTGGCCAAGGCCCGAGAGGCCCTGGACCACATGGTGGAGTACGTGGCCCAGAACACGCCCATCATGTGGCTGGTGGGACCCTTCGCCCCGGGCCTCATTGAGAAAGCCCCGGAAGAGAAGAAATAG
- the PLIN3 gene encoding perilipin-3 isoform X4, translating into MSANETEATTSTQATAEEPAQQPSVVDRVAGMPLISSTCNMVSAAYASTKESHPHVKTVCDAAEKGVKTLTAAAVSGAQPILSKLEPQIASASEYAHRGLDKLEENLPILQQHTEKVLADTKELVSSKVSGAREAVSSTVSSAKDTVATRVTEAVDVTRGAVQTGVDATKSMVTSGVQSVMGSRVGQMVLSGVDTVLGKSEEWVDNHLPMTDAELASLATSLEGFDIASVQQQRQEQSYFVRLGSLSERLRRRAYAHSLGKLQLTRQRAQEALLQLAQALSLMETVKQGVDQKLVEGQEKLHQMWLNWNQKQLQDTDGNPAKPEQDSQLPKVETVQVSLDGRTEQDSVLIHTPERPSATSRSAAPTRAAPGTDPEPTTLGEGTRHRRPHSVETQTLTMFRDITEQLQGTCASLGSSIQGLPSHVKDQVQQARRQVEDLQATFSGIHSFQDLSSTILTQSREQVAKAREALDHMVEYVAQNTPIMWLVGPFAPGLIEKAPEEKK; encoded by the exons ATGTCTGCCAACGAGACAGAAGCCACCACCAGCACCCAGGCGACAGCAGAAGAACCGGCCCAGCAG CCCAGCGTGGTCGACCGCGTGGCCGGCATGCCCCTCATCAGCTCCACCTGCAACATGGTGTCCGCGGCCTACGCCTCCACCAAGGAGAGCCACCCCCACGTCAAGACCGTCTGCGACGCAGCCGAGAAGGGCGTGAAGACCCTCACGGCGGCCGCCGTCAGCGGGGCCCAGCCCATCCTCTCCAAGCTGGAGCCACAGA TCGCGTCGGCCAGCGAATACGCCCACCGGGGGCTGGACAAGCTGGAGGAGAACCTTCCCATCCTGCAGCAGCACACGGAGAAG GTTCTGGCGGACACCAAGGAGCTCGTCTCGTCCAAGGTGTCGGGGGCCCGAGAAGCCGTGTCCAGCACAGTGTCCAGCGCCAAGGACACAGTGGCCACCCGAGTGACGGAGGCAGTTGATGTGACCCGGGGTGCCGTGCAGACTGGTGTGGATGCGACCAAGTCCATGGTGACCAGCGGCGTCCAGTCGGTCATGGGCTCCCGTGTGGGCCAGATGGTGCTGAGTGGGGTAGACACGGTGCTGGGCAAGTCGGAGGAGTGGGTTGACAACCACCTGCCCATGACGGACGCTGAGCTGG CGAGCCTCGCCACGTCCCTGGAGGGCTTCGACATCGCATCGGTgcagcagcagcggcaggagCAGAGTTACTTCGTGCGCCTGGGCTCGCTGTCGGAGCGGCTGCGCCGGCGGGCCTACGCGCACTCGCTGGGCAAACTGCAGCTCACGCGCCAGCGCGCGCAGGAGGCCCTGCTGCAGCTGGCGCAGGCGCTCAGCCTG ATGGAAACCGTCAAGCAAGGGGTCGATCAGAAGCTGGTGGAGGGCCAGGAGAAACTACACCAGATGTGGCTCAACTGGAACCAGAAGCAGCTCCAGGACACAGACGGGAACCCGGCCAAACCGGAG CAGGACTCACAGTTGCCAAAAGTGGAGACGGTCCAGGTGTCCCTTGATGGGCGAACGGAGCAAGACAGCGTGTTAATCCACACACCGGAGCGTCCCTCGGCCACGAGCAGGAGCGCGGCGCCCACACGCGCTGCCCCGGGGACAGACCCTGAGCCCACGACGCTcggggagggaaccagacacagacgGCCCCACAGT GTGGAGACCCAGACGCTCACCATGTTCCGGGACATCACCGAGCAGCTGCAGGGCACGTGCGCCTCGCTGGGCTCCAGCATCCAGGGGCTGCCCAGCCACGTGAAGGACCAGGTGCAGCAGGCCCGCCGCCAGGTCGAGGACCTCCAAGCCACCTTTTCTGGCATCCATTCCTTCCAGGACCTGTCCAGCACGATCCTGACGCAGAGCCGAGAGCAGGTGGCCAAGGCCCGAGAGGCCCTGGACCACATGGTGGAGTACGTGGCCCAGAACACGCCCATCATGTGGCTGGTGGGACCCTTCGCCCCGGGCCTCATTGAGAAAGCCCCGGAAGAGAAGAAATAG
- the PLIN3 gene encoding perilipin-3 isoform X5, protein MSANETEATTSTQATAEEPAQQPSVVDRVAGMPLISSTCNMVSAAYASTKESHPHVKTVCDAAEKGVKTLTAAAVSGAQPILSKLEPQIASASEYAHRGLDKLEENLPILQQHTEKVLADTKELVSSKVSGAREAVSSTVSSAKDTVATRVTEAVDVTRGAVQTGVDATKSMVTSGVQSVMGSRVGQMVLSGVDTVLGKSEEWVDNHLPMTDAELASLATSLEGFDIASVQQQRQEQSYFVRLGSLSERLRRRAYAHSLGKLQLTRQRAQEALLQLAQALSLMETVKQGVDQKLVEGQEKLHQMWLNWNQKQLQDTDGNPAKPEQVETQTLTMFRDITEQLQGTCASLGSSIQGLPSHVKDQVQQARRQVEDLQATFSGIHSFQDLSSTILTQSREQVAKAREALDHMVEYVAQNTPIMWLVGPFAPGLIEKAPEEKK, encoded by the exons ATGTCTGCCAACGAGACAGAAGCCACCACCAGCACCCAGGCGACAGCAGAAGAACCGGCCCAGCAG CCCAGCGTGGTCGACCGCGTGGCCGGCATGCCCCTCATCAGCTCCACCTGCAACATGGTGTCCGCGGCCTACGCCTCCACCAAGGAGAGCCACCCCCACGTCAAGACCGTCTGCGACGCAGCCGAGAAGGGCGTGAAGACCCTCACGGCGGCCGCCGTCAGCGGGGCCCAGCCCATCCTCTCCAAGCTGGAGCCACAGA TCGCGTCGGCCAGCGAATACGCCCACCGGGGGCTGGACAAGCTGGAGGAGAACCTTCCCATCCTGCAGCAGCACACGGAGAAG GTTCTGGCGGACACCAAGGAGCTCGTCTCGTCCAAGGTGTCGGGGGCCCGAGAAGCCGTGTCCAGCACAGTGTCCAGCGCCAAGGACACAGTGGCCACCCGAGTGACGGAGGCAGTTGATGTGACCCGGGGTGCCGTGCAGACTGGTGTGGATGCGACCAAGTCCATGGTGACCAGCGGCGTCCAGTCGGTCATGGGCTCCCGTGTGGGCCAGATGGTGCTGAGTGGGGTAGACACGGTGCTGGGCAAGTCGGAGGAGTGGGTTGACAACCACCTGCCCATGACGGACGCTGAGCTGG CGAGCCTCGCCACGTCCCTGGAGGGCTTCGACATCGCATCGGTgcagcagcagcggcaggagCAGAGTTACTTCGTGCGCCTGGGCTCGCTGTCGGAGCGGCTGCGCCGGCGGGCCTACGCGCACTCGCTGGGCAAACTGCAGCTCACGCGCCAGCGCGCGCAGGAGGCCCTGCTGCAGCTGGCGCAGGCGCTCAGCCTG ATGGAAACCGTCAAGCAAGGGGTCGATCAGAAGCTGGTGGAGGGCCAGGAGAAACTACACCAGATGTGGCTCAACTGGAACCAGAAGCAGCTCCAGGACACAGACGGGAACCCGGCCAAACCGGAG CAGGTGGAGACCCAGACGCTCACCATGTTCCGGGACATCACCGAGCAGCTGCAGGGCACGTGCGCCTCGCTGGGCTCCAGCATCCAGGGGCTGCCCAGCCACGTGAAGGACCAGGTGCAGCAGGCCCGCCGCCAGGTCGAGGACCTCCAAGCCACCTTTTCTGGCATCCATTCCTTCCAGGACCTGTCCAGCACGATCCTGACGCAGAGCCGAGAGCAGGTGGCCAAGGCCCGAGAGGCCCTGGACCACATGGTGGAGTACGTGGCCCAGAACACGCCCATCATGTGGCTGGTGGGACCCTTCGCCCCGGGCCTCATTGAGAAAGCCCCGGAAGAGAAGAAATAG
- the PLIN3 gene encoding perilipin-3 isoform X1 produces the protein MSANETEATTSTQATAEEPAQQPSVVDRVAGMPLISSTCNMVSAAYASTKESHPHVKTVCDAAEKGVKTLTAAAVSGAQPILSKLEPQIASASEYAHRGLDKLEENLPILQQHTEKVLADTKELVSSKVSGAREAVSSTVSSAKDTVATRVTEAVDVTRGAVQTGVDATKSMVTSGVQSVMGSRVGQMVLSGVDTVLGKSEEWVDNHLPMTDAELASLATSLEGFDIASVQQQRQEQSYFVRLGSLSERLRRRAYAHSLGKLQLTRQRAQEALLQLAQALSLMETVKQGVDQKLVEGQEKLHQMWLNWNQKQLQDTDGNPAKPEQQDSQLPKVETVQVSLDGRTEQDSVLIHTPERPSATSRSAAPTRAAPGTDPEPTTLGEGTRHRRPHSQVETQTLTMFRDITEQLQGTCASLGSSIQGLPSHVKDQVQQARRQVEDLQATFSGIHSFQDLSSTILTQSREQVAKAREALDHMVEYVAQNTPIMWLVGPFAPGLIEKAPEEKK, from the exons ATGTCTGCCAACGAGACAGAAGCCACCACCAGCACCCAGGCGACAGCAGAAGAACCGGCCCAGCAG CCCAGCGTGGTCGACCGCGTGGCCGGCATGCCCCTCATCAGCTCCACCTGCAACATGGTGTCCGCGGCCTACGCCTCCACCAAGGAGAGCCACCCCCACGTCAAGACCGTCTGCGACGCAGCCGAGAAGGGCGTGAAGACCCTCACGGCGGCCGCCGTCAGCGGGGCCCAGCCCATCCTCTCCAAGCTGGAGCCACAGA TCGCGTCGGCCAGCGAATACGCCCACCGGGGGCTGGACAAGCTGGAGGAGAACCTTCCCATCCTGCAGCAGCACACGGAGAAG GTTCTGGCGGACACCAAGGAGCTCGTCTCGTCCAAGGTGTCGGGGGCCCGAGAAGCCGTGTCCAGCACAGTGTCCAGCGCCAAGGACACAGTGGCCACCCGAGTGACGGAGGCAGTTGATGTGACCCGGGGTGCCGTGCAGACTGGTGTGGATGCGACCAAGTCCATGGTGACCAGCGGCGTCCAGTCGGTCATGGGCTCCCGTGTGGGCCAGATGGTGCTGAGTGGGGTAGACACGGTGCTGGGCAAGTCGGAGGAGTGGGTTGACAACCACCTGCCCATGACGGACGCTGAGCTGG CGAGCCTCGCCACGTCCCTGGAGGGCTTCGACATCGCATCGGTgcagcagcagcggcaggagCAGAGTTACTTCGTGCGCCTGGGCTCGCTGTCGGAGCGGCTGCGCCGGCGGGCCTACGCGCACTCGCTGGGCAAACTGCAGCTCACGCGCCAGCGCGCGCAGGAGGCCCTGCTGCAGCTGGCGCAGGCGCTCAGCCTG ATGGAAACCGTCAAGCAAGGGGTCGATCAGAAGCTGGTGGAGGGCCAGGAGAAACTACACCAGATGTGGCTCAACTGGAACCAGAAGCAGCTCCAGGACACAGACGGGAACCCGGCCAAACCGGAG CAGCAGGACTCACAGTTGCCAAAAGTGGAGACGGTCCAGGTGTCCCTTGATGGGCGAACGGAGCAAGACAGCGTGTTAATCCACACACCGGAGCGTCCCTCGGCCACGAGCAGGAGCGCGGCGCCCACACGCGCTGCCCCGGGGACAGACCCTGAGCCCACGACGCTcggggagggaaccagacacagacgGCCCCACAGT CAGGTGGAGACCCAGACGCTCACCATGTTCCGGGACATCACCGAGCAGCTGCAGGGCACGTGCGCCTCGCTGGGCTCCAGCATCCAGGGGCTGCCCAGCCACGTGAAGGACCAGGTGCAGCAGGCCCGCCGCCAGGTCGAGGACCTCCAAGCCACCTTTTCTGGCATCCATTCCTTCCAGGACCTGTCCAGCACGATCCTGACGCAGAGCCGAGAGCAGGTGGCCAAGGCCCGAGAGGCCCTGGACCACATGGTGGAGTACGTGGCCCAGAACACGCCCATCATGTGGCTGGTGGGACCCTTCGCCCCGGGCCTCATTGAGAAAGCCCCGGAAGAGAAGAAATAG
- the PLIN3 gene encoding perilipin-3 isoform X3: MSANETEATTSTQATAEEPAQQPSVVDRVAGMPLISSTCNMVSAAYASTKESHPHVKTVCDAAEKGVKTLTAAAVSGAQPILSKLEPQIASASEYAHRGLDKLEENLPILQQHTEKVLADTKELVSSKVSGAREAVSSTVSSAKDTVATRVTEAVDVTRGAVQTGVDATKSMVTSGVQSVMGSRVGQMVLSGVDTVLGKSEEWVDNHLPMTDAELASLATSLEGFDIASVQQQRQEQSYFVRLGSLSERLRRRAYAHSLGKLQLTRQRAQEALLQLAQALSLMETVKQGVDQKLVEGQEKLHQMWLNWNQKQLQDTDGNPAKPEQQDSQLPKVETVQVSLDGRTEQDSVLIHTPERPSATSRSAAPTRAAPGTDPEPTTLGEGTRHRRPHSVETQTLTMFRDITEQLQGTCASLGSSIQGLPSHVKDQVQQARRQVEDLQATFSGIHSFQDLSSTILTQSREQVAKAREALDHMVEYVAQNTPIMWLVGPFAPGLIEKAPEEKK, encoded by the exons ATGTCTGCCAACGAGACAGAAGCCACCACCAGCACCCAGGCGACAGCAGAAGAACCGGCCCAGCAG CCCAGCGTGGTCGACCGCGTGGCCGGCATGCCCCTCATCAGCTCCACCTGCAACATGGTGTCCGCGGCCTACGCCTCCACCAAGGAGAGCCACCCCCACGTCAAGACCGTCTGCGACGCAGCCGAGAAGGGCGTGAAGACCCTCACGGCGGCCGCCGTCAGCGGGGCCCAGCCCATCCTCTCCAAGCTGGAGCCACAGA TCGCGTCGGCCAGCGAATACGCCCACCGGGGGCTGGACAAGCTGGAGGAGAACCTTCCCATCCTGCAGCAGCACACGGAGAAG GTTCTGGCGGACACCAAGGAGCTCGTCTCGTCCAAGGTGTCGGGGGCCCGAGAAGCCGTGTCCAGCACAGTGTCCAGCGCCAAGGACACAGTGGCCACCCGAGTGACGGAGGCAGTTGATGTGACCCGGGGTGCCGTGCAGACTGGTGTGGATGCGACCAAGTCCATGGTGACCAGCGGCGTCCAGTCGGTCATGGGCTCCCGTGTGGGCCAGATGGTGCTGAGTGGGGTAGACACGGTGCTGGGCAAGTCGGAGGAGTGGGTTGACAACCACCTGCCCATGACGGACGCTGAGCTGG CGAGCCTCGCCACGTCCCTGGAGGGCTTCGACATCGCATCGGTgcagcagcagcggcaggagCAGAGTTACTTCGTGCGCCTGGGCTCGCTGTCGGAGCGGCTGCGCCGGCGGGCCTACGCGCACTCGCTGGGCAAACTGCAGCTCACGCGCCAGCGCGCGCAGGAGGCCCTGCTGCAGCTGGCGCAGGCGCTCAGCCTG ATGGAAACCGTCAAGCAAGGGGTCGATCAGAAGCTGGTGGAGGGCCAGGAGAAACTACACCAGATGTGGCTCAACTGGAACCAGAAGCAGCTCCAGGACACAGACGGGAACCCGGCCAAACCGGAG CAGCAGGACTCACAGTTGCCAAAAGTGGAGACGGTCCAGGTGTCCCTTGATGGGCGAACGGAGCAAGACAGCGTGTTAATCCACACACCGGAGCGTCCCTCGGCCACGAGCAGGAGCGCGGCGCCCACACGCGCTGCCCCGGGGACAGACCCTGAGCCCACGACGCTcggggagggaaccagacacagacgGCCCCACAGT GTGGAGACCCAGACGCTCACCATGTTCCGGGACATCACCGAGCAGCTGCAGGGCACGTGCGCCTCGCTGGGCTCCAGCATCCAGGGGCTGCCCAGCCACGTGAAGGACCAGGTGCAGCAGGCCCGCCGCCAGGTCGAGGACCTCCAAGCCACCTTTTCTGGCATCCATTCCTTCCAGGACCTGTCCAGCACGATCCTGACGCAGAGCCGAGAGCAGGTGGCCAAGGCCCGAGAGGCCCTGGACCACATGGTGGAGTACGTGGCCCAGAACACGCCCATCATGTGGCTGGTGGGACCCTTCGCCCCGGGCCTCATTGAGAAAGCCCCGGAAGAGAAGAAATAG